TGGCTGTAGGCGTGCTCAAGGGTGATCAGCTCCTCCCCCACCGTCACCTCGATGGCCAGCTCCTCGCGCAGCTCGCGCCGGATCGTCGCCTCGATCGCCTCGCCCGGTTCCTGCTTGCCCCCCGGGAACTCCCACAGCCCACCGAGCAGGCCCTCCGGCAGTCGCTGATCGATCAGCACCTGGCCCTGCTCGTTGCGCACCACCCCCACCCCGATCACCTGGAACGGCACGGGCGGAGGGGTGTCCTTCACGGGGAAGCGGCCGGGGTCGCCGGCAGCGTAGGCAGCGCAGTGCGGCTGCCACGGACAGGTGCCGCAGGCGGGCTGGCGGGGGGTGCAGACGCCGGCGCCCAGGTCCATCAGGGCCTGGTTGAAGGCGCGGGGCCGCTGCGGGTCGAGCAGGGTCTCGCTGAGCCGCCAGAACCCGGCCAGCTCCCGCTTCGGCGGAACCGGGTGGGCCACCAGCCGGGCCAGCACCCGCTGGGCGTTGCCGTCGAGGATCGCGAAGGGTCGATCGAAGGCGGAGGAGAGGATGCTGCCGGCGGTGCTGCGGCCGATGCCCGGCAAGGCCATCCAGCCCTCGAGCGTGCGCGGCCAGGGGTCGCCGTCACCCGCGCTGGAGAGCTGGGCGCCGGCGACGAGGTGCCGGGCCCCCGCGTGCAGCCGGCGGGCCCGGGCGTAGTAGCCCAGGCCCTGCCAGAGCATCAGCACGTCGTGCTCGCTGGCGGCGGCGAGGGCGGCGAGGGCGGGAAACGCCGCCATCCAGCGGTGCCAGTAGGGCAGCACCACCGCCAGCTGGGTCTGCTGCAGCATCACCTCGGCGACCCAGATCCCGTAGGCGGCCAGGGGTTCACCGGGCCCGGGGCGAGATCCGTCGCGGTGAAGCTTCCAGGGGATGTGGTGGCGTCCGTCCCGCTCCCACCAGTCGAGAAGGTGCCGGCGCAGTTCGGCGACACGAACCTGCAGGGACGACCCGTCGTCCGGCGGGAGGTGGAGCCGGTCAGCCACGCTCGAGGGACCTCATTCGCAGGGGCTGAGACCGAGCGCCACCCGGCCGGAGAATGTGGTCTGCCTGGCCCGCGGCAGCGGGTGGAACAGGCTCCCGTGGGCGTCCCGGTAGAGCCGCTCGAGCTCCGACGTCCGCATGTAGCCACGCCCGCCGCTCGCCTCGATGGCCAGGCGCACGGTGTCGATGACGGCGTCCGCCAGGACGGCCTTGCGGCTCAGGGTCCGGCTCGAGATCGCATCGTCGTCGTTGGGGAAACCGAGGTCGGCCGCATCGGCGAACATCGCCCCCAGGAGATCGGAGGCCGTGATGTGGGCGTTGCCCATCTCTCCGAGCAGCTGGATGAGGTGCTGGTCGTGGCGGCCCTGAACAAGCCGTCGCGACTCGGCCACGGCGGCATCGGCCACCCCCACGTAGACGGCACAGATCAGGGGCATCGCCGCCGTCACGACAATGTTCCACACCGGGTGCCAGACGTCGGCGGGCCGCAGCAGCGACACGGCGGCATCCGGCACGAATACATCGTCGAGAACGATCGTGTGGGAGCCGGTGGCCCGCATCCCCATGGTGTCCCAGGTGCGCTGGATGCCCACCCCTGGGGCGGAGCGGGGAATCGAGCAGTGGATCACGCCGGGGCCCTGCGGAGCGTCGTCCCAGCGGATGCTCGTCACGATGAGATCAGCGATCTCGCAGCCGCTGGCGGGGGCTTTCCGGGCGGTCACCCGGAAGCCGCCGTCGACCTTCCGGGCCCTGCCGTTGGAGCTCACCCAGTCGGAGGCGCCGGTGCTGACGAGCAGGGCGCCACCGGCCACACGGGAGAGGATGGCGGAGGCGTCCATGCCGTGGTTGAACTAAGCCGCTACGCGGCAGATTGCAAGCCACAGCATAGCTGAACTGCTTCAGTTTCAAGCCGACTGCCCAAGGTTCTAGCGCCATGCCACTGGCGCGGAACTGCAAGCATGTCTTGAGCAGCGACAGGAGAGCGCGACCGTCGGGAAGACACTGAGGGATGCACGTCCTCGGATGTGCTTTCCCCCTTCATCTTCCCGCTGGGAAGCTGCTGAGATGAATACTGCAGAACAGGAGCGTTTTGATCGCCTGTTTGATGCCAATCTGCAAGCCATGCAGCTGCATGGCTTGCGCGACAAAACAATTGATAGCTACAGCCGAACATTGCGGCGAGTCGCCGGCCATTTTGGTCGTTGCCCCGATGATCTCAGCCCTGATGAGTTAAAGAGCTACTTTGCCGCTCTGCTGGAGCAGTATTCATGGAGCACAATCAAGGTGGATCTCTGCAGCCTGCAGTTCTTCCATCGCTATGTGCTCGATCGCGAGATGGAGTGGATCAAAATCATTCGCCCTCCCCGTGTACGCACTCTCCCGGACATTCCCACCCGAGAGGAAGTGCATGCGTTGATCAATACGGTACGCAAGTTGCGTTATCGCATCTTCCTGCTGGCGGTCTACAGCCTGGGTCTGCGAATCAGTGAAGGCCTGGGACTGGAGGTGGCGGACATTGACGGCAGCCAAAGACGTGTGCACCTCCGCGATGCGAAAGGCGGTAAGGATCGCTATGTCCCCATCCCCGATCTCA
This genomic stretch from Cyanobium gracile PCC 6307 harbors:
- the mutT gene encoding 8-oxo-dGTP diphosphatase MutT; protein product: MADRLHLPPDDGSSLQVRVAELRRHLLDWWERDGRHHIPWKLHRDGSRPGPGEPLAAYGIWVAEVMLQQTQLAVVLPYWHRWMAAFPALAALAAASEHDVLMLWQGLGYYARARRLHAGARHLVAGAQLSSAGDGDPWPRTLEGWMALPGIGRSTAGSILSSAFDRPFAILDGNAQRVLARLVAHPVPPKRELAGFWRLSETLLDPQRPRAFNQALMDLGAGVCTPRQPACGTCPWQPHCAAYAAGDPGRFPVKDTPPPVPFQVIGVGVVRNEQGQVLIDQRLPEGLLGGLWEFPGGKQEPGEAIEATIRRELREELAIEVTVGEELITLEHAYSHKRLRFVVHLCRWRSGEPQPLASQQVRWVAPEQLSSYPFPAANARIIAALQARIAAG
- a CDS encoding acyl-CoA dehydrogenase family protein; amino-acid sequence: MDASAILSRVAGGALLVSTGASDWVSSNGRARKVDGGFRVTARKAPASGCEIADLIVTSIRWDDAPQGPGVIHCSIPRSAPGVGIQRTWDTMGMRATGSHTIVLDDVFVPDAAVSLLRPADVWHPVWNIVVTAAMPLICAVYVGVADAAVAESRRLVQGRHDQHLIQLLGEMGNAHITASDLLGAMFADAADLGFPNDDDAISSRTLSRKAVLADAVIDTVRLAIEASGGRGYMRTSELERLYRDAHGSLFHPLPRARQTTFSGRVALGLSPCE
- a CDS encoding tyrosine-type recombinase/integrase gives rise to the protein MCFPPSSSRWEAAEMNTAEQERFDRLFDANLQAMQLHGLRDKTIDSYSRTLRRVAGHFGRCPDDLSPDELKSYFAALLEQYSWSTIKVDLCSLQFFHRYVLDREMEWIKIIRPPRVRTLPDIPTREEVHALINTVRKLRYRIFLLAVYSLGLRISEGLGLEVADIDGSQRRVHLRDAKGGKDRYVPIPDLTLQSLRRFWTTHRHPRLLFPSPAGSQFIVRMASAPMDASGVQAALKAARKECGIEKRLTVHSLRHAYATHLLEQGMDLRLIQSLLGHSNSNTTARYAHITHVVRDHTSDRIETLLSGFQLRWEEG